Sequence from the Candidatus Hepatoplasma crinochetorum Av genome:
ATTAAATTCAAAAATACTTTTTTATTTTCAAAATATTTTTCAATCTCTTTTCTTGCATTTTCACCTATTTGTTTAATTTTTATCCCCTCTTTTCCAATCACAATTCTTTTAAGTGATTCACGATTTACAATAATATCAGCTTCAATTGAAATTAATTTATTTTTAATACTAATATTTTTTAATTGAACAAAAATATTATGAGGAATTTCTTCATTTAAATAAAGAAGAATTTTTTCCCTGATTATTTCTTGAATATAAAATTGATCAGATCCACCTTTAAAATCTTTCTCACTATAATGAAAAATGTTATCGGTTAAATCACTTTTAATTTCTTCTATAAGTAAATCAATATTAAGATTTTTAAGTCCAGAAATCGGAATTATTTTGTCAAAGTAATTAAGTTGAAATATTGCTTGTACTAATTCCTTAAGTTCATTCCCTTCATCACCTTTAATTAAATCTATTTTTGTAATAATACAATATTTTTTTGGAAAATTTTTTTCTGTTCCTAAATTTAATAATGTAATTTTTCTTAAATAATCATCATCAAATTTTTCTCAAAATGGAATTAAAAACAATATAATGTCTACACCTATTAATGATTCTTTAATTCTTTTTTGCATTTCTAAATTTAATTTTGTTTTATATTCACTTAAAAATCCTGGTGTATCTATAAAAACAATTTGAACATTCTCGCGATTATAAATTCCTCTAATTTGATTTCTTGTTGTATTTTTGCGATGTGTTGCAATTGAAACTTTACGATCAATAATTTTATTAATTAAAGTTGATTTACCAACATTTGGTTTTCCAATAATTGTAACAAATCCGGATTTTTTTTCTTCCATTTTTTAACTAAAATTCCTTATTTTTTTAATAAAAGATAATATACTGCCTGCATATTTTGCGGTGTTGAATCATCACTAAAACTCTCTTGAATTGCAGGAATAAATATTATTAAACCAACAATAATTGCAATTAAAGTTATAAAAAGTGTCGCCATTGCTGCTACATCTTTTATTTTTTTTGCCTTTACATTATATTCAAAAGAAACAACATCAACCAAATATTCAATTGCTGTATTAAAAATTTCAAATCCAATTACAAGTCCAATCATTGTAATAATAATTGCTCATTCAACTGTAGATAATTCAAAAATAACACCAAAAACTATCACTATAAATGAAACAAAAAAATGAACTCATAAAGAATTTTCTTCTTTAATTATTACTCAAAATCCATGTAGGGCATTATTAAATTTACGATAAAGACGT
This genomic interval carries:
- a CDS encoding diacylglycerol kinase family protein, giving the protein MINWFKRLYRKFNNALHGFWVIIKEENSLWVHFFVSFIVIVFGVIFELSTVEWAIIITMIGLVIGFEIFNTAIEYLVDVVSFEYNVKAKKIKDVAAMATLFITLIAIIVGLIIFIPAIQESFSDDSTPQNMQAVYYLLLKK
- the era gene encoding GTPase Era, which encodes MEEKKSGFVTIIGKPNVGKSTLINKIIDRKVSIATHRKNTTRNQIRGIYNRENVQIVFIDTPGFLSEYKTKLNLEMQKRIKESLIGVDIILFLIPFWEKFDDDYLRKITLLNLGTEKNFPKKYCIITKIDLIKGDEGNELKELVQAIFQLNYFDKIIPISGLKNLNIDLLIEEIKSDLTDNIFHYSEKDFKGGSDQFYIQEIIREKILLYLNEEIPHNIFVQLKNISIKNKLISIEADIIVNRESLKRIVIGKEGIKIKQIGENARKEIEKYFENKKVFLNLIVKVKKDWENKDSIIKGI